In Spirosoma aureum, a single genomic region encodes these proteins:
- a CDS encoding GMC oxidoreductase, producing the protein MSYLNIDSIKEQSYDAIVIGSGISGGWASKELTEKGLRVLMLEKGHQLEHVSGYENAMKDPWQTKYNGRLTEAQKESHPKLARDYPYNEMTEKYWMNDSDSLYKEVKRFDWYRPNIVGGKSIMWGRQSYRLSDIDFEANLKDGIAVDWPIRYKDVAPWYSYVEKFVGISGEKLNLPQLPDSEFLPPMEMYCVEKEVRKRIEKNFPGRTMTIGRVANLSKAGEAQLGVGRAPCQYRNKCSLGCPYGAYFSTQSCTLPPAAKTGRLTLRPDSVVTEIIYDDNQKRATGVRIVDAVTLQSREYFAKVIFVCGSTLGSTSVLLNSKSSRFPNGLGNDSEQLGHNLMDHHFRIGASGDWEGDLDKYYIGRRANGIYVPRYRNIGADKRDYVRGFGYQGGGSRQGWQRNIAEMSFGADYKEELTKPGPWTMGLGGFGETLPYYENRMYLDKNEKDKWGMPLVVFDAELKENEKKMRVDMINDAKEMLESSGVKNVKGYDRGSYLGMAIHEMGTARMGRDPKTSVLNGNNQMHAVKNVFVTDGACMVSASCVNPSLTYMALTARAADFAVKEMKRKSI; encoded by the coding sequence ATGTCTTATCTCAATATTGATTCCATAAAAGAACAGAGTTACGATGCCATTGTGATCGGATCTGGAATATCTGGCGGCTGGGCCTCCAAAGAACTGACGGAAAAGGGATTACGGGTACTGATGCTCGAGAAAGGGCACCAGCTCGAACACGTATCCGGTTATGAAAACGCGATGAAAGACCCGTGGCAGACCAAATACAACGGTCGGCTGACGGAAGCACAGAAGGAGTCGCATCCAAAACTGGCGCGCGATTACCCCTATAATGAAATGACTGAAAAATACTGGATGAACGATTCGGATTCGCTTTACAAAGAAGTGAAACGTTTCGACTGGTATCGGCCGAATATTGTTGGTGGAAAGTCGATCATGTGGGGGCGGCAGTCGTATCGGCTAAGTGATATTGATTTTGAAGCTAATCTTAAAGACGGTATCGCCGTCGACTGGCCAATTCGCTACAAAGATGTGGCTCCCTGGTATTCATACGTCGAAAAATTCGTCGGAATTTCGGGCGAGAAACTAAACTTACCCCAACTGCCCGACAGCGAGTTTCTGCCGCCAATGGAGATGTATTGTGTGGAGAAAGAAGTTCGTAAACGGATCGAAAAGAACTTCCCCGGTCGTACGATGACCATCGGACGGGTAGCCAACTTGTCGAAAGCGGGTGAGGCCCAATTAGGAGTGGGCCGTGCGCCCTGTCAGTACCGGAACAAGTGTTCGCTGGGTTGCCCCTACGGCGCTTATTTTAGTACGCAGTCGTGTACATTGCCCCCAGCGGCCAAAACAGGCCGGTTGACACTCCGTCCCGATTCGGTCGTTACCGAAATTATTTACGATGATAACCAGAAGCGCGCTACGGGTGTACGCATCGTTGATGCTGTGACGCTCCAGAGCCGGGAATATTTTGCCAAAGTTATTTTCGTTTGCGGTAGCACACTGGGGTCAACATCAGTGCTGTTGAACTCAAAATCGAGCCGCTTCCCGAATGGTCTGGGTAACGATTCGGAGCAACTAGGCCACAACCTGATGGATCACCACTTCCGCATTGGTGCCTCGGGCGATTGGGAAGGTGATCTGGACAAATACTATATCGGTCGTCGGGCCAATGGCATTTACGTACCTCGTTATCGTAACATTGGTGCCGATAAACGCGATTACGTGCGTGGTTTTGGTTATCAGGGTGGAGGTAGCCGGCAGGGCTGGCAGCGCAACATCGCTGAAATGAGTTTCGGGGCCGATTACAAAGAGGAACTGACCAAGCCGGGCCCCTGGACAATGGGTTTAGGTGGATTCGGGGAGACCTTGCCTTATTACGAAAATCGCATGTATCTCGATAAAAACGAGAAAGACAAGTGGGGTATGCCGCTGGTCGTTTTCGACGCAGAACTCAAAGAAAATGAGAAAAAAATGCGCGTCGACATGATAAACGATGCCAAGGAGATGCTGGAATCATCAGGCGTCAAGAACGTTAAAGGATACGACAGAGGGTCTTACCTGGGTATGGCTATCCACGAAATGGGCACCGCCCGTATGGGTCGTGATCCGAAAACGTCGGTTCTGAATGGCAATAACCAGATGCATGCTGTCAAGAACGTCTTTGTTACAGACGGAGCCTGCATGGTTTCTGCGTCGTGCGTAAATCCGTCGCTTACCTACATGGCCCTAACGGCGCGGGCGGCTGACTTTGCCGTGAAAGAGATGAAACGGAAAAGTATCTGA
- a CDS encoding gluconate 2-dehydrogenase subunit 3 family protein — MKRREAIQQAALMMGGLLSAPTLAGAMGRITNTGPSVVVTAEQETLLAEVADVIIPTTTTPGAKAAGAEKFIVRVMRDCYPKKDQDSFYAGLAKLDASSKTKFGKGFTELDLPQKNEMVKQTMTDDKPFFLRMKELTTTGYFTSEIGATKALEYLPVPGQFNGCMPLKPGQKTWAL; from the coding sequence ATGAAACGTAGAGAAGCCATACAGCAAGCAGCCCTAATGATGGGAGGTTTGTTGTCGGCACCCACACTGGCGGGGGCAATGGGGCGTATCACCAACACTGGCCCTAGTGTAGTTGTAACAGCCGAACAGGAAACCCTGCTGGCTGAAGTAGCTGATGTGATCATCCCGACCACCACAACTCCGGGCGCCAAAGCCGCTGGGGCCGAGAAATTCATCGTTCGTGTCATGCGCGATTGTTATCCCAAGAAAGATCAGGATAGCTTCTATGCCGGTCTGGCTAAACTGGATGCCAGTAGCAAAACCAAGTTTGGGAAAGGATTTACGGAGCTGGACCTGCCTCAGAAAAACGAAATGGTAAAGCAGACCATGACCGACGACAAACCGTTTTTCCTTCGGATGAAGGAACTAACGACGACCGGCTATTTTACATCCGAAATAGGAGCGACTAAAGCACTGGAGTACCTGCCCGTACCTGGTCAGTTCAATGGTTGTATGCCCCTCAAACCCGGCCAGAAAACGTGGGCCCTATAA
- a CDS encoding Na+/H+ antiporter: MSSVALLITLLAIVTALAALAERVRIASPIVLVLAGIAIGLIPGLPSIVLRPDIVILVFLPPLIYSAAWNTSWADFKANFRPIMLLALGLVLFSTVGVAWVVHTFVPGFSWPLAFVMGATVSTTDPIAGTSIIKQMGLPRRVVIILEAESLVNDATGLIVYRYAVAAVTTGQFVLIEAGEQFFVVVLGGILIGLALAWVVKSIHQLTDDTPVVETTLTFLTPFAGYLIAEEWHVSGVLAVLSAGLFLTLRSSEFLSRQAHLQTINVWNVVTFLLNSIVFVLMGLQLRRILLTTSGYSPSKLLIYGALVSLAVILSRFIWVFVAGYLPRLVANRTAKPSLLFSGKLNTVIGWTGMRGVLSLATALALPLTLRNGSPFPQRDLIIFFTYCVIFSTLVLQGLALPYLIRWLNITPDQRAKQEEINLRIQLASMAIEHLEANYSLSEEVSDEALALLKHKYETRIDRLRLHQNGRRTNVNASEVRETMRIQLEIIRVERELATRLRREGQKDDEVLRTILYELDLEESRLLLETMR, encoded by the coding sequence ATGAGTAGTGTCGCTTTACTTATTACCCTGTTAGCCATTGTCACTGCACTGGCGGCTCTGGCCGAGCGGGTCCGTATTGCCTCACCTATCGTGTTGGTGCTGGCGGGTATTGCCATTGGTCTGATTCCGGGGCTACCATCCATTGTACTCAGACCAGATATTGTTATTCTGGTTTTTCTGCCCCCACTGATCTACTCGGCTGCCTGGAACACATCCTGGGCCGATTTCAAAGCAAACTTCCGGCCTATTATGCTTCTGGCGCTGGGCCTGGTCCTGTTTTCAACGGTGGGCGTTGCCTGGGTTGTGCACACGTTCGTTCCGGGTTTTTCGTGGCCATTGGCATTTGTTATGGGAGCAACGGTATCAACCACAGACCCCATTGCCGGGACATCGATCATTAAACAGATGGGACTCCCCCGCCGGGTAGTTATTATTCTGGAAGCCGAAAGTCTGGTGAATGACGCGACTGGGCTAATCGTATATCGCTATGCGGTTGCCGCCGTAACTACCGGGCAGTTTGTCCTGATTGAAGCGGGCGAACAGTTCTTTGTGGTCGTTTTGGGTGGTATACTGATCGGGCTGGCCTTAGCGTGGGTCGTCAAAAGTATTCATCAACTAACCGACGATACACCCGTTGTGGAGACAACGTTGACTTTTCTGACGCCGTTTGCGGGCTATCTTATAGCCGAAGAATGGCACGTTTCGGGTGTATTGGCTGTACTGTCGGCAGGGTTGTTTCTGACGCTGCGGTCGTCGGAGTTTTTATCCCGTCAGGCCCATTTACAAACCATTAATGTCTGGAACGTTGTCACATTCCTGCTAAACAGTATTGTTTTTGTGCTCATGGGATTACAGTTGCGCCGGATCTTATTGACCACCTCTGGCTACTCCCCCAGTAAACTACTTATCTACGGTGCCCTGGTCAGTCTGGCCGTGATTTTAAGCCGATTTATCTGGGTTTTTGTAGCGGGTTATCTCCCCCGTTTAGTTGCCAATCGAACAGCTAAACCCAGCCTTCTTTTCAGCGGAAAGTTAAATACGGTTATTGGCTGGACGGGTATGCGCGGTGTATTATCGCTGGCTACAGCCCTGGCTTTACCCCTGACTCTACGAAATGGATCGCCATTTCCCCAACGTGATCTGATCATTTTCTTTACCTACTGCGTCATTTTTTCGACGCTGGTTTTACAGGGCCTGGCCTTACCCTACCTGATTCGATGGCTGAACATCACGCCTGACCAACGGGCAAAACAGGAAGAAATCAACCTGCGGATTCAACTGGCCAGTATGGCCATTGAACATTTGGAAGCTAATTATTCGCTTAGTGAAGAGGTGTCCGACGAGGCATTGGCTTTGCTCAAACACAAGTATGAAACGCGTATCGACAGGCTCCGGCTACATCAGAATGGCCGTCGCACAAACGTCAATGCTTCCGAAGTTCGGGAAACAATGCGTATTCAGCTTGAGATTATTCGGGTCGAGCGTGAGCTAGCCACTCGTTTGCGTCGGGAGGGGCAAAAGGATGATGAGGTGCTTCGAACTATTTTGTATGAATTAGACCTCGAAGAATCCAGGCTACTCCTGGAGACAATGCGCTAA
- a CDS encoding D-arabinono-1,4-lactone oxidase, with translation MKKRTFLKLSSALMATPIISPLAHLVPGEKLKNWAGNYTYSTDRLYSAKSIEQVKEIVKKYNKLKVLGTRHCFNGIADSTNNFISLREMDKVLSLNAAAHTVTVDASMRYGQLAPYLDSKGYALHNLASLPHISIAGACATATHGSGVKNGNLSTAVAALEIVTANGEVRTLSRAKDGDTFRAAVVNLGALGVVTKVTLNLQPTFKMRQYVYENLPLDQVKAHFDAIMSGGYSVSLFTDWQKKRINEVWIKERVEAGSKQAAKPTYFGATLATKNLHPIAELSAENCTEQMGVAGPWYERLPHFKMGFTPSSGKELQSEYFVPRKNAVEAILAVERLRDHISPHLMISELRTIDADDFWMSTAYKQPSLAIHFTWKQDWASVSKVLPMIEKELEPFRARPHWGKLFTLSASKLQSRYEKLPDFKKLVKEYDPQGKFRNAFLDSTIYGS, from the coding sequence ATGAAAAAAAGAACCTTTCTTAAACTATCTTCAGCCTTAATGGCAACTCCAATCATATCTCCGCTGGCGCATTTGGTCCCTGGCGAAAAGTTGAAAAATTGGGCCGGAAATTACACCTACAGCACCGATCGGCTCTATTCGGCCAAGTCAATAGAACAGGTTAAGGAAATCGTAAAGAAGTACAATAAACTGAAGGTGCTGGGTACGCGTCACTGCTTCAACGGAATCGCCGATAGTACCAATAATTTTATTTCGCTTCGGGAAATGGATAAGGTTTTGTCCCTGAATGCCGCTGCCCATACCGTAACGGTTGATGCGAGCATGCGCTATGGTCAGCTGGCCCCTTATCTCGACAGCAAAGGATACGCCTTGCATAACCTGGCTTCCCTGCCTCACATCTCCATTGCGGGAGCCTGTGCAACGGCTACCCACGGTTCGGGGGTCAAGAATGGTAACCTGTCAACTGCAGTGGCAGCACTGGAAATTGTTACGGCCAATGGCGAAGTACGGACATTATCTCGCGCCAAAGACGGTGATACGTTCCGGGCAGCTGTCGTTAATCTGGGCGCACTGGGCGTGGTCACTAAGGTTACACTCAATCTTCAGCCAACCTTCAAAATGCGTCAGTACGTGTATGAAAACCTGCCGCTGGATCAAGTGAAAGCACATTTTGATGCCATCATGTCGGGTGGTTACAGCGTCAGCCTGTTTACCGATTGGCAGAAGAAACGAATTAACGAAGTCTGGATAAAAGAGCGCGTTGAGGCAGGGAGTAAACAAGCAGCCAAACCGACGTATTTCGGGGCGACTCTGGCGACTAAAAACCTTCACCCAATTGCCGAACTATCCGCCGAAAACTGCACCGAACAGATGGGCGTAGCAGGTCCGTGGTATGAGCGATTACCCCACTTCAAGATGGGCTTTACTCCCAGCAGTGGCAAAGAGCTGCAATCGGAGTATTTTGTGCCCCGAAAGAACGCTGTTGAGGCCATTCTCGCTGTTGAGCGGCTTCGCGATCACATCAGCCCTCATCTGATGATTTCGGAACTACGAACCATCGATGCCGATGATTTCTGGATGAGTACGGCTTACAAACAGCCAAGTCTGGCTATTCACTTTACCTGGAAACAGGACTGGGCATCGGTGAGTAAGGTATTGCCGATGATCGAAAAAGAACTGGAGCCGTTTCGAGCACGACCACACTGGGGTAAGCTGTTTACACTTTCGGCTTCGAAGCTTCAATCCCGGTACGAAAAACTCCCCGATTTTAAGAAACTGGTGAAAGAATATGATCCTCAGGGCAAGTTTCGGAATGCCTTTCTGGACTCGACTATTTATGGTAGTTAA
- the trxA gene encoding thioredoxin — MDQAKESFNDIIKGDKPVLVDFYADWCGPCKQQAPILKQLTDRAGDKVRVVKINVDKAQKAADQYQIRSIPTMILFKEGKIVWRQSGVQPLHTLEGLVKQFS; from the coding sequence ATGGATCAGGCTAAAGAATCATTCAACGATATAATTAAAGGCGATAAGCCCGTGCTTGTCGATTTCTACGCCGACTGGTGTGGTCCCTGTAAACAACAGGCTCCCATACTGAAGCAACTCACCGACCGTGCTGGCGATAAAGTCCGGGTCGTAAAAATCAATGTAGATAAGGCGCAGAAAGCCGCCGACCAGTATCAGATTCGGAGTATTCCGACGATGATCCTATTCAAAGAAGGCAAAATTGTCTGGCGGCAGTCGGGCGTTCAGCCGCTCCATACACTGGAAGGTTTAGTGAAGCAATTTAGCTAA
- a CDS encoding DUF1684 domain-containing protein — translation MVIRFLLLLLTGFLSTVVVAQTPFTEEIAKHRETYKNDFMASKGSPLKSKEDVSYLRFYEPDSTFRIVATIQLTPKAEPFEMPTYNGMTRPHVEYGVVSFVLYGKPQKLTLYRNLNLIRMPEYRDYLFLPFKDATSGFATYGGGRYLDFRMSDIKNGQLTIDFNKAYNPYCAFSEGYPCPIPPKNNVLTVPIEAGEKTYGKAH, via the coding sequence ATGGTTATACGCTTCCTGTTACTCCTACTAACGGGTTTTTTATCGACAGTGGTCGTTGCCCAAACTCCTTTTACGGAAGAAATCGCGAAACACCGGGAGACGTATAAAAACGACTTTATGGCGTCAAAGGGAAGTCCGCTGAAATCGAAAGAAGATGTATCGTATCTGCGATTTTACGAGCCCGACTCGACCTTTCGGATCGTAGCAACCATACAGCTAACGCCTAAAGCCGAACCCTTCGAGATGCCCACGTATAACGGCATGACCAGGCCACACGTCGAATATGGCGTCGTATCGTTTGTGTTGTATGGTAAACCGCAGAAGCTGACTCTTTACCGCAACCTGAACCTAATTCGAATGCCCGAATATCGCGACTACCTATTCCTGCCTTTCAAGGATGCTACGTCAGGATTTGCCACCTATGGTGGAGGTCGCTATCTCGACTTTCGTATGAGCGACATCAAAAACGGGCAGCTGACTATTGACTTCAACAAAGCCTATAACCCTTATTGTGCTTTCAGTGAAGGCTACCCCTGCCCGATTCCACCCAAAAACAACGTGTTGACAGTGCCTATTGAAGCCGGTGAAAAAACGTACGGAAAAGCCCACTAA
- a CDS encoding SDR family oxidoreductase, translated as MNQPLWSLSGQRALVTGGTKGIGEAIVRQFLDLGAAVFIVARNNELLQKQLVEYRQQGHTVEGIAADVSQPGVAAQVIEAVQTKWNRLDILVNNAGTNIRKPTAEYSPTEYDYILNTNLRSAYELSQAGYPLLKVAENGSSGQSKIIFVSSVSGLTHTSSGSLYGMTKAAMLQLTRNLAVEWAPDGIRVNAVAPWYIKTPLASPVLTNPEKLGGILKRTPMNRVGEPEEVASVVSFLSMPASGYVTGQIIAVDGGLMAWGY; from the coding sequence ATGAACCAACCTCTCTGGTCGCTCAGCGGCCAACGTGCCCTAGTTACGGGCGGAACCAAAGGAATTGGTGAGGCCATTGTCCGGCAATTTCTGGATCTTGGAGCCGCCGTATTTATCGTTGCCCGCAACAACGAATTACTTCAGAAGCAGTTGGTCGAATACCGCCAGCAAGGACATACCGTCGAAGGGATTGCTGCCGATGTAAGCCAGCCTGGCGTAGCGGCCCAGGTAATCGAAGCTGTACAAACAAAGTGGAATCGTCTGGATATATTGGTCAACAATGCCGGAACAAACATTCGAAAACCTACCGCCGAGTATAGCCCGACCGAGTATGATTATATTCTGAATACAAACCTGCGTTCGGCTTATGAACTAAGCCAGGCGGGTTATCCGCTGCTGAAAGTGGCAGAAAATGGTTCTTCGGGTCAGAGCAAGATCATTTTTGTTTCGTCGGTATCGGGTCTGACCCATACCAGCAGTGGGTCGCTCTATGGCATGACCAAAGCGGCAATGCTGCAACTGACTCGTAATCTGGCCGTTGAATGGGCTCCCGATGGTATTCGAGTTAACGCGGTTGCGCCCTGGTATATAAAAACGCCTTTGGCTTCGCCGGTTCTTACCAATCCCGAGAAATTAGGCGGTATTCTGAAGCGGACGCCGATGAATCGAGTGGGTGAACCGGAAGAGGTCGCGTCAGTCGTGTCGTTTTTAAGTATGCCCGCATCCGGTTATGTCACCGGTCAGATCATTGCTGTCGATGGCGGATTGATGGCCTGGGGGTATTGA
- a CDS encoding PadR family transcriptional regulator — translation MRRSYLGEFEEVVLLTVAVLGEGAYGVAITDELDRQTGRSVSISAVHAALHRLEEKGMLSSRMGDATAERGGRRKRLFTVTVLGSRTLHDIRATRDQLWSSIAPNALPAISI, via the coding sequence ATGAGACGATCTTATTTAGGTGAGTTTGAAGAAGTTGTTTTACTGACTGTTGCTGTACTCGGCGAAGGCGCTTACGGTGTAGCGATTACCGACGAGCTGGACCGGCAGACCGGGCGCTCGGTAAGCATCAGTGCCGTTCATGCAGCCTTGCACCGGCTGGAAGAAAAAGGCATGCTATCCTCGCGAATGGGCGATGCAACGGCAGAACGCGGTGGCCGACGCAAGCGTCTGTTCACAGTTACGGTACTGGGCAGCCGGACCCTGCACGACATACGGGCAACGCGCGATCAGTTGTGGAGTTCCATTGCCCCAAATGCTTTACCAGCTATCAGTATATGA
- a CDS encoding ABC transporter permease — translation MKSAMPPRWANRLLEWFCAPHLLEEVEGDLQERFERNVLRYGMQSARRQYEREVLSFLRPFALKRQPSEYPQPILFSPAMLRNYLKIAFRNLARNKAYSAINIIGLSIGLAAAMLIMLYTKDEVSYDRFHRNNPSIYRITSKHLTAAGVLENLQPYTGIFPGPKFHAGVPEITSFVRFKENRKDLKLGTEVKSQTVHFADTNFFSVFTFPLLSGNPKTALQNPQSVVISEEMAEKNFGTTNVLGRSMLFKENEKFEPYIITGVAQKCPQNSSIKFEVLMPLVIKGEDMAKNQNWFSVFMNTFVILKPNANVKAVESKMNRVYVADARESIKEMAEKFNETGRTVYALQSFTDMHLSKELPASNGLVDESNPTFSYILSGIALFILLIACINFVNLTVARSLKRAKEIGVRKVVGGARTQLIIQFLGESFILCFAAFLLGIILIELALPTFNQLANKALALSYLFDAELVAGYAALFIITSLLSGFYPALVLSGYNPVQTLYSRFNLSGKNYLQKSLVVLQFTLASFLIIASLTIYSQFNYLTNKNLGYDDKNLIIIDKSNLKRSEAKLVKEELAKNPDIIDVAPKNGGFWGTVAKINGETQLSFAYETVDETYLPLFKIPVLKGRNFSPDFPSDSSQSVLVNETFVKKAGWKKPIGQLVNFFWSEKPEKYHVIGVVKDHHFEALNREIKPQLFTMKASNPYGKVFIKIKPNTETASLQYIEKTVKRLFPLNPYSYKFLDQENIKRYESEAKWKQMMLFGAILTIFISCIGLFGLATLSAERRTKEIGIRKVLGASVTGIVQLLSTDFLKLVSISFIFAFPAAWYAMQEWLENYPYRVNISIGVFLLTAFISISIAFLTVGWQSLRAAMTNPVKSLKID, via the coding sequence ATGAAATCTGCCATGCCACCTCGCTGGGCCAACCGCCTGCTGGAATGGTTTTGTGCCCCTCATCTTCTGGAAGAAGTAGAGGGTGATTTGCAGGAGCGTTTTGAACGGAACGTCCTGCGATATGGCATGCAATCGGCCCGGCGGCAGTATGAACGAGAAGTGCTAAGTTTTCTTCGACCGTTTGCCTTGAAAAGACAACCCAGTGAATATCCTCAACCTATTTTATTCAGCCCTGCTATGCTCCGAAATTACCTTAAAATAGCCTTTAGAAATCTGGCCCGAAACAAGGCGTATTCAGCCATTAACATCATCGGTTTGAGCATTGGCCTGGCTGCAGCCATGCTGATTATGCTTTATACCAAAGATGAAGTCAGTTACGACCGCTTTCATCGCAACAACCCATCGATTTATCGAATCACCAGCAAACACCTGACAGCAGCCGGTGTTTTAGAAAATCTACAGCCTTACACGGGGATTTTCCCAGGTCCGAAATTTCATGCGGGTGTACCGGAAATAACCTCGTTCGTTCGATTTAAGGAAAACCGAAAAGACCTCAAACTGGGCACAGAGGTAAAGAGTCAGACCGTACATTTTGCGGATACGAACTTCTTTTCTGTTTTCACTTTCCCTTTACTTAGTGGCAATCCAAAAACGGCTTTGCAAAATCCGCAATCGGTGGTCATTTCAGAAGAAATGGCCGAGAAAAATTTTGGTACAACAAACGTACTGGGACGGAGCATGTTATTTAAGGAAAATGAAAAATTTGAGCCATATATCATAACTGGTGTAGCGCAGAAATGTCCCCAGAACTCCTCCATCAAATTCGAGGTACTCATGCCCTTAGTCATTAAAGGCGAAGACATGGCAAAAAACCAGAATTGGTTCAGTGTCTTTATGAATACGTTTGTCATTCTCAAACCCAATGCCAACGTTAAGGCAGTAGAGTCAAAAATGAACCGGGTTTATGTAGCCGATGCGCGGGAAAGTATAAAAGAGATGGCCGAAAAATTTAACGAGACCGGTAGGACGGTATATGCACTTCAGTCTTTTACCGATATGCATCTCAGTAAAGAGCTTCCGGCAAGTAATGGGCTTGTCGACGAAAGTAACCCTACGTTTTCCTATATTTTGTCGGGAATCGCCCTATTTATTTTGCTGATCGCCTGCATTAATTTTGTTAATTTGACTGTAGCCCGCTCACTGAAACGAGCGAAAGAAATTGGTGTCAGAAAAGTAGTCGGCGGAGCCAGAACACAACTCATTATTCAGTTTCTGGGCGAATCGTTTATCCTGTGTTTTGCGGCCTTTCTGCTGGGTATTATTCTGATCGAATTAGCCTTACCGACGTTCAATCAACTTGCTAACAAAGCCCTTGCCCTTTCGTATTTATTTGATGCTGAATTAGTTGCCGGCTATGCCGCTCTCTTTATTATAACAAGCTTGCTATCTGGCTTTTATCCAGCACTTGTTTTATCAGGCTACAATCCCGTTCAAACACTCTACAGTCGCTTCAATCTTTCAGGCAAAAATTACCTGCAAAAGTCACTAGTTGTTTTACAATTCACGCTTGCGTCCTTTCTGATTATCGCGTCATTAACTATTTATTCGCAATTCAATTATTTGACCAATAAAAATCTCGGATACGATGATAAAAATCTGATTATTATAGACAAATCGAACTTAAAACGGAGCGAGGCAAAATTAGTAAAAGAAGAGCTGGCCAAAAATCCGGACATTATCGATGTGGCACCAAAAAATGGAGGATTCTGGGGCACTGTTGCTAAAATTAATGGTGAAACGCAATTAAGTTTCGCCTACGAAACCGTCGATGAAACCTATTTGCCGCTTTTCAAAATACCAGTGTTAAAAGGTCGAAATTTTTCACCGGATTTTCCGTCTGATTCATCGCAGTCGGTATTGGTCAATGAAACATTTGTCAAAAAGGCGGGCTGGAAAAAACCAATTGGACAGCTCGTTAATTTTTTCTGGTCCGAAAAGCCCGAAAAATACCATGTTATTGGTGTCGTAAAAGATCATCATTTTGAAGCATTGAACCGTGAAATCAAGCCGCAATTATTTACCATGAAGGCTAGTAATCCTTACGGAAAAGTGTTTATCAAGATTAAGCCCAACACGGAAACAGCCAGCCTTCAGTACATCGAAAAAACGGTAAAAAGGCTATTCCCGCTCAATCCCTATTCGTATAAATTTCTGGATCAGGAAAACATAAAACGGTATGAGTCGGAGGCTAAGTGGAAACAAATGATGCTCTTCGGAGCCATCCTAACCATTTTTATTTCCTGCATTGGCCTATTCGGTTTAGCTACCCTATCGGCCGAAAGACGAACCAAAGAAATTGGCATTCGGAAAGTGCTGGGTGCATCCGTAACCGGCATTGTTCAACTACTCTCGACCGACTTTCTGAAGCTGGTTTCCATTTCGTTCATTTTTGCTTTTCCGGCGGCCTGGTATGCCATGCAGGAATGGCTCGAAAATTACCCCTATCGAGTCAATATCAGCATTGGCGTATTCTTATTGACGGCTTTCATTTCAATTTCTATCGCTTTTTTAACCGTTGGCTGGCAATCATTAAGAGCCGCGATGACCAATCCGGTAAAAAGTTTAAAAATTGACTAA